One window of the Magnolia sinica isolate HGM2019 chromosome 19, MsV1, whole genome shotgun sequence genome contains the following:
- the LOC131234445 gene encoding uncharacterized protein LOC131234445 isoform X4: MASAACKRKETGEIRFFPLRENPSFSGRKCSASASSASSSSTTESDQWRQCGSDRMVKNELDAARALADLSQMAPIEARGQDEKWGNKGRRSRKRAVEELKVVLEQGKDDLPGPRPAPGLDVLSSKLPKPLDPIQAEKEAKRLRRVLANRESARQTILRRQEKELVMKEYQLLKDRNKYLKFQVAKTIKGESAAGIKTESEETPFEAISTHGETLLSMQLQSPAYNRSAFMPFFWPSLYPLQTHPFPQNTTESKDLAATYMAHRWGSGHDPICMPRMRSNMLPYPWFFPPLHHWCGPYPCDPHTCKENDENSVEGQCNMGRSSISRGKMKKASFLIDGWGMSISTEANTKRENASNNIIEGESQTLEHYTKSMVNKLNTINALQPTSTVKCESVLETNLNFKEAVSSGKLQETSIYQSRKSVDPSTAAEARKRRKELTKLKNHHNRQFQLPS; encoded by the exons ATGGCTTCTGCTGCCTGTAAAAGGAAAGAGACGGGAGAAATCAGGTTTTTTCCACTGAGAGAAAACCCTAGCTTTTCCGGAAGGAAATGCTCTGCTTCTGCTtcctctgcttcttcttcttctactactGAAAGTGATCAGTGGCGGCAATGCGGATCGGATCGGATGGTGAAGAACGAGCTTGACGCGGCCCGCGCGCTTGCTGATTTGTCGCAGATGGCCCCGATCGAAGCCAGGGGGCAGGATGAGAAGTGGGGGAACAAGGGCAGGCGGTCGCGGAAACGGGCCGTAGAAGAGTTGAAGGTTGTGCTGGAACAGGGGAAGGACGACCTGCCCGGGCCCCGGCCCGCGCCCGGTCTGGATGTTTTGAGCTCGAAGCTCCCCAAGCCATTGGATCCTATTCAG GCTGAGAAGGAAGCAAAGAGACTGCGCAGGGTTTTAGCAAATAGAGAGTCTGCTAGGCAGACAATACTTCGGAGGCAG GAAAAGGAGTTGGTTATGAAAGAGTATCAGTTATTGAAGGACCGGAACAAATATCTAAAATTTCAG GTGGCTAAGACAATCAAGGGTGAGAGCGCGGCGGGGATTAAGACCGAGTCGGAGGAAACTCCATTCGAAGCCATTTCCACCCACGGGGAGACACTTTTATCTATGCAGCTGCAGTCACCTGCATACAACAGATCTGCATTTATGCCTTTTTTCTGGCCTTCTCTTTATCCCCTCCAAACACACCCATTTCCACAAAACACCACTGAATCAAAAGATTTGGCAGCTACGTACATGGCCCACCGGTGGGGTTCTGGGCATGATCCCATCTGCATGCCAAGGATGCGATCTAATATGCTTCCATATCCATGGTTTTTTCCTCCGTTACACCACTGGTGCGGACCCTACCCCTGTGACCCTCACACATgtaaagaaaatgatgaaaattctGTTGAGGGTCAGTGCAACATGGGACGATCATCAATATCAAGGGGAAAGATGAAGAAAGCTTCTTTCCTGATTGATGGGTGGGGCATGTCCATCTCGACAGAAGCCAACACTAAACGAGAAAATGCTTCTAACAACATTATAGAAGGCGAGAGCCAGACATTAGAACATTATACAAAAAGCATGGTGAATAAGCTTAACACCATCAATGCATTGCAGCCCACTTCCACAGTCAAGTGCGAGAGTGTCTTGGAAACTAATTTGAATTTCAAAGAAGCTGTTTCTTCAGGAAAATTACAGGAAACTAGCATATATCAAAGTAGGAAATCAGTTGATCCATCCACTGCTGCGGAAGCTAGGAAGAGGAGGAAAGAACTCACAAAGCTAAAAAATCACCACAATCGACAATTTCAACTACCTTCCTGA
- the LOC131235171 gene encoding uncharacterized protein At2g29880-like — MRYHKREYNNLKDMLAASGFGWDNERMVVIAPDEVWDEYLKSHPRAERLRGKRIERMDDLAAIVGLDHAIGRYAQGSRNMAASSSRIQRDLNDA; from the exons ATGCGGTATCACAAGCGTGAGTACAACAATCTGAAGGACATGCTGGCCGCAAGTGGTTTTGGTTGGGACAATGAGCGTATGGTAGTAATCGCACCCGACGAGGTCTGGGATGAGTACCTGAAG TCACATCCAAGAGCAGAAAGGTTACGTGGAAAGCGGATTGAGCGAATGGATGATTTGGCGGCGATTGTTGGTTTGGACCATGCAATAGGCCGCTATGCTCAGGGAAGCAGAAACATGGCTGCATCTTCCTCTCGTATTCAGCGAGATTTGAATGACGCTTAG
- the LOC131234445 gene encoding uncharacterized protein LOC131234445 isoform X1, translating into MASAACKRKETGEIRFFPLRENPSFSGRKCSASASSASSSSTTESDQWRQCGSDRMVKNELDAARALADLSQMAPIEARGQDEKWGNKGRRSRKRAVEELKVVLEQGKDDLPGPRPAPGLDVLSSKLPKPLDPIQNQPLEVYQWRKKVCQHIERKSGQVDSTFPKSCPNRSRTGMSFCRGKSKQNLSEAEKEAKRLRRVLANRESARQTILRRQAFCEELTRKAADLAWDNNSMKREKELVMKEYQLLKDRNKYLKFQVAKTIKGESAAGIKTESEETPFEAISTHGETLLSMQLQSPAYNRSAFMPFFWPSLYPLQTHPFPQNTTESKDLAATYMAHRWGSGHDPICMPRMRSNMLPYPWFFPPLHHWCGPYPCDPHTCKENDENSVEGQCNMGRSSISRGKMKKASFLIDGWGMSISTEANTKRENASNNIIEGESQTLEHYTKSMVNKLNTINALQPTSTVKCESVLETNLNFKEAVSSGKLQETSIYQSRKSVDPSTAAEARKRRKELTKLKNHHNRQFQLPS; encoded by the exons ATGGCTTCTGCTGCCTGTAAAAGGAAAGAGACGGGAGAAATCAGGTTTTTTCCACTGAGAGAAAACCCTAGCTTTTCCGGAAGGAAATGCTCTGCTTCTGCTtcctctgcttcttcttcttctactactGAAAGTGATCAGTGGCGGCAATGCGGATCGGATCGGATGGTGAAGAACGAGCTTGACGCGGCCCGCGCGCTTGCTGATTTGTCGCAGATGGCCCCGATCGAAGCCAGGGGGCAGGATGAGAAGTGGGGGAACAAGGGCAGGCGGTCGCGGAAACGGGCCGTAGAAGAGTTGAAGGTTGTGCTGGAACAGGGGAAGGACGACCTGCCCGGGCCCCGGCCCGCGCCCGGTCTGGATGTTTTGAGCTCGAAGCTCCCCAAGCCATTGGATCCTATTCAG aatCAACCATTAGAAGTTTATCAATGGCGTAAAAAGGTCTGCCAACATATAGAGCGAAAATCTGGCCAAGTGGATTCTACGTTTCCTAAATCATGCCCAAACCGCTCTAGAACAGGCATGTCATTTTGCAGAGGCAAGTCAAAGCAAAATTTGAGTGAG GCTGAGAAGGAAGCAAAGAGACTGCGCAGGGTTTTAGCAAATAGAGAGTCTGCTAGGCAGACAATACTTCGGAGGCAG GCCTTCTGTGAGGAGTTGACCCGAAAAGCTGCTGACCTGGCATGGGACAATAATAGTATGAAACGG GAAAAGGAGTTGGTTATGAAAGAGTATCAGTTATTGAAGGACCGGAACAAATATCTAAAATTTCAG GTGGCTAAGACAATCAAGGGTGAGAGCGCGGCGGGGATTAAGACCGAGTCGGAGGAAACTCCATTCGAAGCCATTTCCACCCACGGGGAGACACTTTTATCTATGCAGCTGCAGTCACCTGCATACAACAGATCTGCATTTATGCCTTTTTTCTGGCCTTCTCTTTATCCCCTCCAAACACACCCATTTCCACAAAACACCACTGAATCAAAAGATTTGGCAGCTACGTACATGGCCCACCGGTGGGGTTCTGGGCATGATCCCATCTGCATGCCAAGGATGCGATCTAATATGCTTCCATATCCATGGTTTTTTCCTCCGTTACACCACTGGTGCGGACCCTACCCCTGTGACCCTCACACATgtaaagaaaatgatgaaaattctGTTGAGGGTCAGTGCAACATGGGACGATCATCAATATCAAGGGGAAAGATGAAGAAAGCTTCTTTCCTGATTGATGGGTGGGGCATGTCCATCTCGACAGAAGCCAACACTAAACGAGAAAATGCTTCTAACAACATTATAGAAGGCGAGAGCCAGACATTAGAACATTATACAAAAAGCATGGTGAATAAGCTTAACACCATCAATGCATTGCAGCCCACTTCCACAGTCAAGTGCGAGAGTGTCTTGGAAACTAATTTGAATTTCAAAGAAGCTGTTTCTTCAGGAAAATTACAGGAAACTAGCATATATCAAAGTAGGAAATCAGTTGATCCATCCACTGCTGCGGAAGCTAGGAAGAGGAGGAAAGAACTCACAAAGCTAAAAAATCACCACAATCGACAATTTCAACTACCTTCCTGA
- the LOC131234445 gene encoding uncharacterized protein LOC131234445 isoform X3, with the protein MASAACKRKETGEIRFFPLRENPSFSGRKCSASASSASSSSTTESDQWRQCGSDRMVKNELDAARALADLSQMAPIEARGQDEKWGNKGRRSRKRAVEELKVVLEQGKDDLPGPRPAPGLDVLSSKLPKPLDPIQAEKEAKRLRRVLANRESARQTILRRQAFCEELTRKAADLAWDNNSMKREKELVMKEYQLLKDRNKYLKFQVAKTIKGESAAGIKTESEETPFEAISTHGETLLSMQLQSPAYNRSAFMPFFWPSLYPLQTHPFPQNTTESKDLAATYMAHRWGSGHDPICMPRMRSNMLPYPWFFPPLHHWCGPYPCDPHTCKENDENSVEGQCNMGRSSISRGKMKKASFLIDGWGMSISTEANTKRENASNNIIEGESQTLEHYTKSMVNKLNTINALQPTSTVKCESVLETNLNFKEAVSSGKLQETSIYQSRKSVDPSTAAEARKRRKELTKLKNHHNRQFQLPS; encoded by the exons ATGGCTTCTGCTGCCTGTAAAAGGAAAGAGACGGGAGAAATCAGGTTTTTTCCACTGAGAGAAAACCCTAGCTTTTCCGGAAGGAAATGCTCTGCTTCTGCTtcctctgcttcttcttcttctactactGAAAGTGATCAGTGGCGGCAATGCGGATCGGATCGGATGGTGAAGAACGAGCTTGACGCGGCCCGCGCGCTTGCTGATTTGTCGCAGATGGCCCCGATCGAAGCCAGGGGGCAGGATGAGAAGTGGGGGAACAAGGGCAGGCGGTCGCGGAAACGGGCCGTAGAAGAGTTGAAGGTTGTGCTGGAACAGGGGAAGGACGACCTGCCCGGGCCCCGGCCCGCGCCCGGTCTGGATGTTTTGAGCTCGAAGCTCCCCAAGCCATTGGATCCTATTCAG GCTGAGAAGGAAGCAAAGAGACTGCGCAGGGTTTTAGCAAATAGAGAGTCTGCTAGGCAGACAATACTTCGGAGGCAG GCCTTCTGTGAGGAGTTGACCCGAAAAGCTGCTGACCTGGCATGGGACAATAATAGTATGAAACGG GAAAAGGAGTTGGTTATGAAAGAGTATCAGTTATTGAAGGACCGGAACAAATATCTAAAATTTCAG GTGGCTAAGACAATCAAGGGTGAGAGCGCGGCGGGGATTAAGACCGAGTCGGAGGAAACTCCATTCGAAGCCATTTCCACCCACGGGGAGACACTTTTATCTATGCAGCTGCAGTCACCTGCATACAACAGATCTGCATTTATGCCTTTTTTCTGGCCTTCTCTTTATCCCCTCCAAACACACCCATTTCCACAAAACACCACTGAATCAAAAGATTTGGCAGCTACGTACATGGCCCACCGGTGGGGTTCTGGGCATGATCCCATCTGCATGCCAAGGATGCGATCTAATATGCTTCCATATCCATGGTTTTTTCCTCCGTTACACCACTGGTGCGGACCCTACCCCTGTGACCCTCACACATgtaaagaaaatgatgaaaattctGTTGAGGGTCAGTGCAACATGGGACGATCATCAATATCAAGGGGAAAGATGAAGAAAGCTTCTTTCCTGATTGATGGGTGGGGCATGTCCATCTCGACAGAAGCCAACACTAAACGAGAAAATGCTTCTAACAACATTATAGAAGGCGAGAGCCAGACATTAGAACATTATACAAAAAGCATGGTGAATAAGCTTAACACCATCAATGCATTGCAGCCCACTTCCACAGTCAAGTGCGAGAGTGTCTTGGAAACTAATTTGAATTTCAAAGAAGCTGTTTCTTCAGGAAAATTACAGGAAACTAGCATATATCAAAGTAGGAAATCAGTTGATCCATCCACTGCTGCGGAAGCTAGGAAGAGGAGGAAAGAACTCACAAAGCTAAAAAATCACCACAATCGACAATTTCAACTACCTTCCTGA
- the LOC131234445 gene encoding uncharacterized protein LOC131234445 isoform X2, with protein sequence MASAACKRKETGEIRFFPLRENPSFSGRKCSASASSASSSSTTESDQWRQCGSDRMVKNELDAARALADLSQMAPIEARGQDEKWGNKGRRSRKRAVEELKVVLEQGKDDLPGPRPAPGLDVLSSKLPKPLDPIQNQPLEVYQWRKKVCQHIERKSGQVDSTFPKSCPNRSRTGMSFCRGKSKQNLSEAEKEAKRLRRVLANRESARQTILRRQEKELVMKEYQLLKDRNKYLKFQVAKTIKGESAAGIKTESEETPFEAISTHGETLLSMQLQSPAYNRSAFMPFFWPSLYPLQTHPFPQNTTESKDLAATYMAHRWGSGHDPICMPRMRSNMLPYPWFFPPLHHWCGPYPCDPHTCKENDENSVEGQCNMGRSSISRGKMKKASFLIDGWGMSISTEANTKRENASNNIIEGESQTLEHYTKSMVNKLNTINALQPTSTVKCESVLETNLNFKEAVSSGKLQETSIYQSRKSVDPSTAAEARKRRKELTKLKNHHNRQFQLPS encoded by the exons ATGGCTTCTGCTGCCTGTAAAAGGAAAGAGACGGGAGAAATCAGGTTTTTTCCACTGAGAGAAAACCCTAGCTTTTCCGGAAGGAAATGCTCTGCTTCTGCTtcctctgcttcttcttcttctactactGAAAGTGATCAGTGGCGGCAATGCGGATCGGATCGGATGGTGAAGAACGAGCTTGACGCGGCCCGCGCGCTTGCTGATTTGTCGCAGATGGCCCCGATCGAAGCCAGGGGGCAGGATGAGAAGTGGGGGAACAAGGGCAGGCGGTCGCGGAAACGGGCCGTAGAAGAGTTGAAGGTTGTGCTGGAACAGGGGAAGGACGACCTGCCCGGGCCCCGGCCCGCGCCCGGTCTGGATGTTTTGAGCTCGAAGCTCCCCAAGCCATTGGATCCTATTCAG aatCAACCATTAGAAGTTTATCAATGGCGTAAAAAGGTCTGCCAACATATAGAGCGAAAATCTGGCCAAGTGGATTCTACGTTTCCTAAATCATGCCCAAACCGCTCTAGAACAGGCATGTCATTTTGCAGAGGCAAGTCAAAGCAAAATTTGAGTGAG GCTGAGAAGGAAGCAAAGAGACTGCGCAGGGTTTTAGCAAATAGAGAGTCTGCTAGGCAGACAATACTTCGGAGGCAG GAAAAGGAGTTGGTTATGAAAGAGTATCAGTTATTGAAGGACCGGAACAAATATCTAAAATTTCAG GTGGCTAAGACAATCAAGGGTGAGAGCGCGGCGGGGATTAAGACCGAGTCGGAGGAAACTCCATTCGAAGCCATTTCCACCCACGGGGAGACACTTTTATCTATGCAGCTGCAGTCACCTGCATACAACAGATCTGCATTTATGCCTTTTTTCTGGCCTTCTCTTTATCCCCTCCAAACACACCCATTTCCACAAAACACCACTGAATCAAAAGATTTGGCAGCTACGTACATGGCCCACCGGTGGGGTTCTGGGCATGATCCCATCTGCATGCCAAGGATGCGATCTAATATGCTTCCATATCCATGGTTTTTTCCTCCGTTACACCACTGGTGCGGACCCTACCCCTGTGACCCTCACACATgtaaagaaaatgatgaaaattctGTTGAGGGTCAGTGCAACATGGGACGATCATCAATATCAAGGGGAAAGATGAAGAAAGCTTCTTTCCTGATTGATGGGTGGGGCATGTCCATCTCGACAGAAGCCAACACTAAACGAGAAAATGCTTCTAACAACATTATAGAAGGCGAGAGCCAGACATTAGAACATTATACAAAAAGCATGGTGAATAAGCTTAACACCATCAATGCATTGCAGCCCACTTCCACAGTCAAGTGCGAGAGTGTCTTGGAAACTAATTTGAATTTCAAAGAAGCTGTTTCTTCAGGAAAATTACAGGAAACTAGCATATATCAAAGTAGGAAATCAGTTGATCCATCCACTGCTGCGGAAGCTAGGAAGAGGAGGAAAGAACTCACAAAGCTAAAAAATCACCACAATCGACAATTTCAACTACCTTCCTGA